The following DNA comes from Candidatus Hydrogenedentota bacterium.
TCGCAGGCGCTGGCGCGGCATTATCCCGAGGTCGCCTTTGCTTGGGGCGTGCACCCCTGGTACGCGCGGGCGCATCACCTGGAAATGCTCGAGCCGCTGACCCGCGCGAAGGAAACGGGCGCGGCGGCCATCGGCGAAATCGGGCTGGATACGAAGGTCGAATCGCCGCCCATGGAACTGCAGGAGCGTATTTTCGCGGAGCAGTTGCGCATCGCAAAGGAGGTCGGGCTGCCGGTCGTGCTGCATTGCCGCGGCGCATTCAACGAATTGCTGCTGGCCCTGCGCCGGGTTGGCGCGCCCGCATGCGGCGGCGTGGTCCATGCCTTTTCCGGGAGCGTCGAGATTGCGGAGGCGCTGATCAAGCTCGGCATCCGCTTCTCGATGGGCGGCGCACTCACCTGCAAGCCAAGCCGGAAACGCGTGGCCGTCTTACAGCGCATCTATCCGGACCATTTCCTGCTGGAGACCGACAGCCCGGACATACCGCCCGTGCAGGCGCCGGAAAAGCCGAATGTTCCGGCGAATATCCGGTACGCGTTGCGCGGCGCGGCGGCGATCTTGAATGTTCCGGAAGAAATGGTCGCGGAACAGACCACGGCGAACGCGTGGCGATTGTTTAACTTCGGTGCGGCGCGAAGCGTCGAAGGCCGCACCGGCGAGACCACGGAACAGGCACATGGCGGAAAGTAACGAAGCGTGGGACAGCCGCACCGAACTGCTGGTCGGCGCGGAAGGCATGGCGCGGCTGCGGGCCGCGCACGTGGCCGTGTTCGGGTTGGGGGGCGTGGGTTCGTACGCGCTCGAAGCGCTGGCGCGCGCAGGGGTTGGGCACCTGACGGTGGCGGATTTCGACCAGGTGTCGCTCTCGAACGTGAACCGTCAGACCCTGGCGTTGCGAAGTACGGTCGGCTGTCTGAAAACGGAACTTGCGGCCGCGCGCATCCGTGATATCAGCCCCGGCGCGGTGGTGCATGTCGTGGCCGATTTTGTGGACGAAGGCAACATCGAGTCTGCCCTCGACGGCGGCGCTGGTTACGTTATTGACGCTATCGACACGGTGCGCGCGAAGGTGGCGTTGCTGGCGGCGGCACACCGGCGTGGCCTCTACGCCGTCAGTTGTATGGGCGCGGCGAACAAGCTCGACCCGCGGGGCATATGCGTCAGCGATATTCGGGCAACCACGTGCTGCCCTCTGGCGAAGGCCGTCCGGCTGCGGTTGCGGCGGGCCGGGATCGCGGGCGGCATAAGCTGCGTGTATTCGGAGGAGAACCGCAAGACGTGGCGCAAGACAGGCGAACCGGACGCGCGGCGGAAACGCTGGGTGCAGGGCAGCATCTCCTATGTGCCCGGGATTATCGGACTGACCGCAGCCGGTCTGATTGTCCAGACTATCCTCGGCGAGTTGCTGCCAGTCTAATGCACGGGCGCCGCGTAGCGCGTATCGAGCACGAATTTGATGATGTCGCGCCGCGTGATCAGGCCGACGATCCGCCCGTCCCGCAGAATGGGGACCCGGCGGAAATGGCCTTCAATCATCGACTCGGCGATATCGATGAGGTCCGCGTCCTCGTCAAAAGTGACCAAATCGGTGGACATAATGTCCATAACCAGCGCGTCGCCCAAGTGTGGCTGGTACAACACCTTCAGCATGTCTTTCTCCGAGACGACGCCGACGAGTTTCTGCTCTTCGTCCACCACGGGCAACCCCGTAATGTCATTCTCGACGATCAAACGCATGGCGGTTTGAATCGGTGTGTTCTCGGCGACGGTAACCAGATTGGTCGCCATAACCTCTCTTGCGGTCAGCATGACGTGTTTTCTCCTTTGGTGGCCGGTAGACCAAATCTCTTGCGCCCGGATGATTCTGGCCTTACAGCGCCTTGTATAGTATCAGACCGGAGCGGTATCTGCCTAGGTTTTTCTCGGTCTCAGAATACACAGTATTTACAGTTCGCGCGGGGTAACACCGTTACTGCGGCGGTGCGCCTGACAAGCCGGACCTTGTGCCTCGGACGGGTTCAGGCGGGTGAGTTGCCGTCGCCGCTCTGGGCATCTATCGCCGGGTTGGGTATGCGGGATGTCACGGTGTCGTAGAGGGCGAAACCGGCCTTCTGGTAGGTGGGAAGCGCGACGGGGCTGTCGAGGGAACACGTATGAACCCAATAACGGCGCGGGCGGGGATTCCTTTTCCAAACGCAGCTCATGGACCAATCCAATGCGCTGCGGCCATAGCCGCGCCCGCAGAACTCAGGGACGATGCCGAAGTAATTGAGCAGGATGTCGAGCGGGTCGCGGCAGTTGAATTCGATCATGCCGATGGGTGCGCCGCGCAAATAGGGGACGTAGAACTCAAAGGCGGGACTGTGCAATTCTGCGCGAATCTCATCGTCGGATTGCAGTTTGCGTTCCCACCAGACCCAAGGCTCGCTGATTTTGTTGTAAAGGTAGCGGTAGAAATGAATGGGCGTGTCCCAGACGCGCACGATTTCGAGTCCGTCGGGGAGCCGCGCAGGGGCGCTGAGTGGCTCTGGCGCGGACATTTGCAGATACCAGGTGGTAAGTGTAATGGTGTCCGCGGGGGGATAGGGCGTGTCGGTCATTGCGTTGGCCCGTCCGGGTTGTACTGGAGGAGTTCATACAGTTCCGCGCGCGTCTGCATCTGGTTCAGGATGGCGCGCTGCGTGCCTTGCATCTTGATGGCTTCGAGAGACTTGCGCATGGCGTACATGGCCGACCGCTGGAGGGTGACGGGGAAGATGACCATGTTGTAGCCGAGCCCGCCGAGTTCGCCCACCGTCAGACACGGGCTCTTGCCGAATTCGGTCATGTTGGCGAGCAGATTACCGCCGACGGCCGTGGCGAAGGCGCGAAACTCCTCCGCCGATGCGAGCGCTTCGGGGAAGACCGCGTCCACCCCGGCGTCCCGGTACCGTTTTGCGCGCTTGATGGCGGCGTCGAATCCGTCCACGCTGCGTGCGTCGGTGCGGGCGATAACCATGAAATCGGGGCAGGCGCGGGCGCGGAGCGCAGCGTCGAGTTTTGCCAGAAAATCCTCGACTGGCACGAGGCGCTTGCCTTCCAGATGACCGCAGCGCTTCGGGAATTCCTGGTCCTCCAGGTGAATCGCACTTGCGCCGGCTTCTTCGAGCAGCCACACGGTCCGGGCGGCATTGTCCGCTTCGCCGAAGCCCGTGTCGGCGTCCATGACAATCGGGAGCGCCACGGCCCGGGCGATGGTGCGTGCCTGATATTCCGCCTCCGTGAGGGTCATCAGGCCCGTGTCGGGCAGTCCGCCGACGCTGTTGGCGAGCACCGCACCGGACAAATACGTGGCCTCGAAACCGGACGCTTCGATAAGGCGCGCGCTGAGCGCATTGATGGCGCCCGGGATGGCAATCGTGCGCTGCGCGATGGTCGCGCGGAGGCGTGCCGCGCGTTCGGCGGACGTCGGGTGCAACGGTGTTTCTCCTGTCACGGTCTTCCGCGCGCGGAAGCGTGCCAAGGCGCGTGGGGCGGTGTCAAGGTCGCGCACCCGGCGGGCCTACAGCGGCGCGGGAATGACGAGCAGCGTATAGATTTCGTTGGGACGCAGGGCCACGGTGACCACGTTGTCCGAGACCGGGAGGATTCCGGTGGGCGCCTCGAGCGCGGTTGCGACGTGGGCGCGCGCGACACGGCGGCCTTCCGGCAGGGAGAAGCGCAACGTCACGCTCGCAGGCGCGCCGCGCTGTTCGAGCAAGCGCACGACAAAGCCCTCGCCGGACTCCGCGGTCTTGATGCAACTCGCAATTGCCGCGTCCCCTTCGAGGCGGAGAAAAGACTCGGGCAGCGGCGATTCCGGCCCGGTGCGCGGCGCGAGCCAGGTTGTCAGAAGCGGGTGGAATGGCTGCCACGCGATGCGGGTCGCGCGCACGGGGTCATATTCGCCCGCGTATGCCGCGAGACGGTAGCGGAATGTCGTATCGCCTTCCTGGTCGGCCTTGAAATTGGTGTCCCAGCAGTTGTTCATGACAAGCGAAAACACGTGCCCCTTGTCGAAGGCGAGTGTATCCGCCCAACGGTAAGTGTTGATGCCGCCGAGGGTGACCACGGGCGCTTCGAGCGGCGCGAAGATGACGCCGAAATCCTGCCCGGATACATCGAGCCAGTGCTGGATGGAATAGAAATCAAAGCAAGAGTGCGGCAGCTGGTCGATGCCCGGTCGCATGACGGCATCGGCAATCTGGGCGTGGAATACCGGTTCGGGCACATCGAACGGGAAGGCAAAATATACGCTTTCGGGGCCGGTATTCGCCTCCTTCCGCACGGTGTTCTCGACGTCGACCCAGGGCAGCCCGTCGTACAGACGTACCCGCTGCACGATCTCCGGAGCGTGGGGGAGCGAAGTGCGCCGGACAAATTCGGAGAAGACGGGGCCGCGCCAGTGTCCGATGATTTCGCCCTCCGCCGCCGCGGTGCGCTCGAATTCGACCGGCGCTTTCGCGCTTACCGCCTCGCGTCCGCCCACGGGCTGGTCGTGGACCGGCTGGTTGCCGTGAAAGGCGGCGCTTGCGTCGAGGAGCCCGCGGCGCAGTTCTTTGCTGTACCATTCCCGCCACGCGCCGGACCGCGTGTCCATGACGAGCCGGTACGCTTCATTTTCGAGCGTGAAATCATCGGGCGGGCGCATCTCCAGCCTGGTCTCGGGAGCGTCGCGAAACTCGTACACGGCATAGCCGAGTGCGGGGATGTCGCGCGCGACGAACCAGGCGCGTTTGTGATCCGGCGAGAATTGGACCGGAACGGGAATACCAGTGCGCACGTTGGCCGCCACGGCGCCCGCGGCGTTTTCGAGCGGCGAACCGGCCAAGGCGAGTTCCACGACGTCGTCCCGCGCCCACGGCAGCGTATTCCACACGACCACGCCGGGCCGGCGCGGGGCCGGCACGCGCCGGGCAAGTGCCGTCAACGCGTCCTGCAGCACGGTGTCCGTGAGTTCCCGGGCATCAGCGGCTTGACGTGCCTTCCACGCCCACTGCTCGCGCGTTTCGACGCTGTCCGGCTCGCTGATGCTCCGCGATGCGCCCCAGGTGTGCTCGTCGAAATGCAGCATGGCGTTATAGGCGTGCGCGATCCGTTCCGTGGGAAAGGCCGCGGCGGGTTCCGCAAGCGCGAGCAGCGTTTGCAGCGCCTCCGCCGCCGCAAGCCGGTCGTGGACAAGGCGGTTCATGCCCGTTTCCCGGGCGGTGCTCGCGGGCCCGTCGGCCCACCAGCTCGGGATGTCGCCGCGGCGGGTTTCCGTCTGCGCCCCGTACTGTTTTTCGAGCGCGTCGAGATATTCGCGGTTCGTGGCGACGACAATCCGGGGCCACAGGTATTTCTCGTTCCACTGGCGCGCGTTCTTGCTCGCGTCGAGGTCCGGCGGCAGGTTGTCGCCGCCCATGCGCAGTTG
Coding sequences within:
- a CDS encoding TatD family hydrolase: MRLVDIHCHLEAEEFRGRLDAVLADARAAGVVKLVTASVAPEDWPVSQALARHYPEVAFAWGVHPWYARAHHLEMLEPLTRAKETGAAAIGEIGLDTKVESPPMELQERIFAEQLRIAKEVGLPVVLHCRGAFNELLLALRRVGAPACGGVVHAFSGSVEIAEALIKLGIRFSMGGALTCKPSRKRVAVLQRIYPDHFLLETDSPDIPPVQAPEKPNVPANIRYALRGAAAILNVPEEMVAEQTTANAWRLFNFGAARSVEGRTGETTEQAHGGK
- a CDS encoding tRNA threonylcarbamoyladenosine dehydratase produces the protein MAESNEAWDSRTELLVGAEGMARLRAAHVAVFGLGGVGSYALEALARAGVGHLTVADFDQVSLSNVNRQTLALRSTVGCLKTELAAARIRDISPGAVVHVVADFVDEGNIESALDGGAGYVIDAIDTVRAKVALLAAAHRRGLYAVSCMGAANKLDPRGICVSDIRATTCCPLAKAVRLRLRRAGIAGGISCVYSEENRKTWRKTGEPDARRKRWVQGSISYVPGIIGLTAAGLIVQTILGELLPV
- a CDS encoding CBS domain-containing protein; protein product: MLTAREVMATNLVTVAENTPIQTAMRLIVENDITGLPVVDEEQKLVGVVSEKDMLKVLYQPHLGDALVMDIMSTDLVTFDEDADLIDIAESMIEGHFRRVPILRDGRIVGLITRRDIIKFVLDTRYAAPVH
- a CDS encoding GNAT family N-acetyltransferase, with the protein product MTDTPYPPADTITLTTWYLQMSAPEPLSAPARLPDGLEIVRVWDTPIHFYRYLYNKISEPWVWWERKLQSDDEIRAELHSPAFEFYVPYLRGAPIGMIEFNCRDPLDILLNYFGIVPEFCGRGYGRSALDWSMSCVWKRNPRPRRYWVHTCSLDSPVALPTYQKAGFALYDTVTSRIPNPAIDAQSGDGNSPA
- a CDS encoding isocitrate lyase/phosphoenolpyruvate mutase family protein, with product MPGAINALSARLIEASGFEATYLSGAVLANSVGGLPDTGLMTLTEAEYQARTIARAVALPIVMDADTGFGEADNAARTVWLLEEAGASAIHLEDQEFPKRCGHLEGKRLVPVEDFLAKLDAALRARACPDFMVIARTDARSVDGFDAAIKRAKRYRDAGVDAVFPEALASAEEFRAFATAVGGNLLANMTEFGKSPCLTVGELGGLGYNMVIFPVTLQRSAMYAMRKSLEAIKMQGTQRAILNQMQTRAELYELLQYNPDGPTQ